GTAAGGTAAAACCACCAGTAGTTGACACCTTAAGGATTTATATGTCTTGTTTTTAACATTACTTAAACCAAATTCACTTTAGCGGAAACTTAAAGTTTCTGATAGATGCACAATCTATTCCTCTATCATATTGTCACAAGAATAACattaataaaatgtatgtgagaattttattattttttttttttaatgggcACAGGTCCAGTAGTTGACACCAAGGAAAAACAAGAATATTCAGTAGTTGACACATTTTATTTCCAGTAGTTGACACTCTATATAAAACTCTTTATTTATTacactctttattttattgacattctttAGTAGTTTACACATGTTTTTAATGAGAAAAGGTTTAGTAAATGAATTTTTGTGTACTCTGTATGAATACAGGAATGAGATAAATGATGAAAGTtgtagaaaaatacaaaaattgagTGTTGAtgtaattacataaattaagtttaaaaatgaatatgagTTGTGCTAAGACTGCTAAGTTATCAGAATGAAAGAAGTTAATCCCATAAAAATGCAAGTTCCGGGACTGAGTAAACATTTCTCGTTGTACTCATTTTTAAAGGCTCATCAATGTGGCATATTACATTTCTCCATTCATAGTCCAATTTATCAACTTTCTTTTTCTGGCCATTTCCAGAGTCTCCCAGATTTTTGCATTGCTGAAATAGTAGCAGCTGTTTCACAAACATCAGTTATAACACCCGGAAATAGCTCATCTTCATAAGAAAAAACTACATACTCACCTACTTTCCTCTCTACTGGTTTCTTCAGGGTTTTCTCATGCATGCTTTCCTCATCACTCTCATCTTTAAAATCACTGTCTGATAGCACCTCATCTATGCCAGAGTTTGAGCTGTCTTCATAATGAAGCACCTGCTTTGCAGTCCTTTTCTTATGCTGCTGAACTTTACCTTGTTTCActctttctttttcatcttttttcctTTGTCTCTCGGCAGCACATTccagttttcttttttctaATTCTTCCTTTTTTGCCAACTTCTTTCTAAAATATTCTTGACACAGGTGTCCTGAGACAATGGCAGGCATTTTCTCCTTCATCGATCGTTTCTGTTTTGGTTCATTCTTGTCTTTCTGGAGAAAAAAATGTCTTTTGAAGGGGCTGGGGATTTCTGAAGATACTTTAGAAGTTCCAGCTTGACAAAGATCAGTATGATCAATACTATCTTCAGCAGGCTAATCAATACAATCATTGATAGCACCAGGAGTGAGTGTTGCAGATGACAGCTCCCCATCCACAGTGCTTGGATTGGCCCCCTCATTAGTAGCATCAGGAGTGAGTGTTGCAGATGTCAGGTCCCCATCAACAGTGCTTGGATTGGCCCCCTCATTAGTAGTAGCATCAGGAGTGAGTGTTGCAGATGACAGGTCCCCATCAACAGTGTTTGGATTGGCCCCCTCATTAGTAGCATCAGGAGTGAGTGTTGCAGATGATAGGTCCCCATCCACAGTGCTTAGATTGGCCCCCTCATTGGTAGGACCAGATGCATTCAGCAAATTACTTTCCAGTTCTAATTTTGTCTTCTGCCATAGTTCAAAGAGTGAAATATCTTTTTCCTCCAACTCGTTACTTGTACTACtgttacaaaatattttcaGCTTGCTTTCTGGAATACTTTCATTGAGAAATCGAAGGCCTTCTTTCAAAAATTGGCTACGTTTTTTGGCTTTTGTGACTTGATTTTCACCTTCAATGTTTAATGGTAGAGTGATAGCTTCTGGGTTCCATGGAAACAATCCACATTTTCTGAAACCATTTTccagaatagtcacttgtagcACATTGTCTATAACTTGTTTCAAAAGTTTTGGAAAATCTTTCTTCTTCAAGATTGGAGCCTCCAAATTGGATAGCCTCCATTCATGTACTTTCCTCTTCCAGTGCTCTTTGAGAGTCCTGAAAACCGAAACATCCATTGGCTGTAAGAGATGCGTTGCATTTGGGTACAGTGCGATGAGGATTATGCCATTTTTTTCACAAAACTGACTCACTTGCAAACTCAGATGAGATGAGTGCCCATCCACAAAAAGAGCAACTGGCAAAGGAATATTTTCTTTCTTCAGCCATGGGTAGAAAATATCAGCGACAAATTCGAAAAATGCCTCACAGGTCATCCAACCAGACTCTGTTTTTCCCAAGCCCCACGCTGGAGGAAAATTCTCTGCAATTTCCTGCGGGATCC
The genomic region above belongs to Nilaparvata lugens isolate BPH chromosome 5, ASM1435652v1, whole genome shotgun sequence and contains:
- the LOC111056028 gene encoding uncharacterized protein LOC111056028; its protein translation is MTCEAFFEFVADIFYPWLKKENIPLPVALFVDGHSSHLSLQVSQFCEKNGIILIALYPNATHLLQPMDVSVFRTLKEHWKRKVHEWRLSNLEAPILKKKDFPKLLKQVIDNVLQVTILENGFRKCGLFPWNPEAITLPLNIEGENQVTKAKKRSQFLKEGLRFLNESIPESKLKIFCNSSTSNELEEKDISLFELWQKTKLELESNLLNASGPTNEGANLSTVDGDLSSATLTPDATNEGANPNTVDGDLSSATLTPDATTNEGANPSTVDGDLTSATLTPDATNEGANPSTVDGELSSATLTPGAINDCID